One genomic segment of Pseudonocardia sp. T1-2H includes these proteins:
- a CDS encoding GNAT family N-acetyltransferase, translating to MSETDQVSAEAPTDPLADVVRAALAGPQRSFGEVRGRAARYLPDVTPFASLPGEPDAQDWRDLASLVGPGGVAVVVGLPHRTAPAGWTPMMALDGVQMVGNGMETRPDPEAVRLGPDDVEEMTALVERTRPGPFLPRTVQLGTYLGIRRGGALISMAGERMRPAGFGEISAVCTDERFRGEGLGGRLVRAVGAVVRARGDVPFLHAAASNTGAIGLYEHLGFTRSRTTFFASYRAPLDT from the coding sequence GTGTCCGAGACCGACCAGGTGTCCGCCGAGGCCCCGACCGACCCGCTCGCCGACGTCGTCCGCGCGGCCCTGGCCGGCCCGCAACGCTCCTTCGGCGAGGTCCGCGGGCGCGCCGCGCGCTATCTGCCCGACGTCACGCCGTTCGCCTCGCTGCCCGGGGAGCCGGACGCGCAGGACTGGCGGGACCTCGCGAGCCTGGTGGGGCCCGGCGGCGTCGCGGTCGTGGTCGGCCTCCCGCACCGGACGGCGCCCGCGGGCTGGACCCCGATGATGGCGCTGGACGGCGTGCAGATGGTCGGCAACGGGATGGAGACCCGGCCGGACCCGGAGGCCGTGCGGCTCGGGCCGGACGACGTCGAGGAGATGACCGCGCTCGTCGAGCGGACCCGTCCCGGCCCGTTCCTGCCGCGGACCGTCCAGCTCGGCACCTACCTGGGCATCCGCCGCGGCGGCGCGCTGATCTCGATGGCCGGGGAGCGGATGCGGCCCGCCGGGTTCGGCGAGATCAGCGCGGTCTGCACGGACGAGCGGTTCCGCGGCGAGGGGCTGGGCGGGCGGCTCGTCCGGGCGGTCGGCGCCGTGGTCCGGGCCCGCGGCGACGTGCCGTTCCTGCACGCCGCCGCGTCGAACACCGGCGCGATCGGCCTCTACGAGCACCTCGGCTTCACGCGGAGCCGCACCACCTTCTTCGCGAGCTACCGGGCCCCGCTGGACACCTGA
- a CDS encoding ROK family transcriptional regulator, with protein sequence MQGRQGRRPTTSPATTGEVLKLVREGLVATRTDIGRATGLSRTAVAARVDRLLADGLVTELQGGAVTGGRPAARLAFHAAGGTVLAASVGVSRSSLAVCDLAGSVLTTESLALEAAVGPERLMHAVGEVLARLLDESGSDPAAVRGIGLSIPGTVDSAAGCSVGVPALPGWEDVKLPPLLTERFGVPVRVDNDVNVMAIAEHHARPEVDDLLVVKVSTGIGAAIVSGGVLQRGAGGAAGEIGHTRVDGGPGVVCRCGNVDCLEAIASGSALIRDLSEAGRTVDSVAGVAELVKKGDAEAVRLVRVAGRRLGEVLAGAVNLLNPAVIAVGGDLVGAYEPLVAGVREVIYQRSMTASTQTLRIEPGALAGRSGVTGCAILVLDEVLSPAAVDAALATREVGAAAQVSSGAR encoded by the coding sequence ATGCAGGGACGTCAAGGCCGTCGCCCGACCACCTCCCCGGCCACGACCGGCGAGGTGCTCAAGCTCGTCCGCGAGGGCCTCGTCGCGACGCGGACGGACATCGGCCGCGCGACCGGCCTCTCCCGCACCGCCGTCGCCGCCCGGGTGGACCGGCTGCTCGCCGACGGCCTGGTCACCGAACTGCAGGGCGGCGCCGTCACCGGTGGCCGGCCCGCCGCCCGCCTCGCCTTCCACGCCGCCGGCGGGACGGTCCTCGCCGCGTCCGTGGGCGTCAGCCGCAGCTCGCTGGCCGTCTGCGACCTCGCCGGGTCCGTGCTCACGACCGAGTCCCTCGCCCTCGAGGCGGCGGTGGGCCCGGAGCGGCTCATGCACGCCGTCGGCGAGGTGCTCGCCCGGCTGCTCGACGAGTCCGGCTCCGATCCCGCCGCCGTGCGCGGCATCGGCCTCTCCATCCCCGGCACCGTGGACAGCGCCGCCGGGTGCAGCGTCGGCGTGCCCGCGCTGCCGGGCTGGGAGGACGTGAAGCTGCCCCCGCTGCTCACCGAGCGCTTCGGCGTCCCGGTGCGGGTGGACAACGACGTGAACGTGATGGCGATCGCCGAGCACCACGCCCGGCCCGAGGTCGACGACCTCCTCGTCGTGAAGGTCTCCACCGGCATCGGCGCGGCGATCGTCAGCGGCGGGGTGCTGCAGCGCGGCGCGGGCGGGGCGGCGGGCGAGATCGGGCACACGCGCGTCGACGGCGGCCCGGGCGTCGTGTGCCGGTGCGGCAACGTCGACTGCCTCGAGGCCATCGCCAGCGGGTCCGCCCTGATCCGGGACCTGAGCGAGGCCGGGCGGACGGTCGACAGCGTCGCCGGCGTGGCGGAGCTGGTCAAGAAGGGCGACGCCGAGGCCGTCCGGCTGGTCCGGGTGGCCGGGCGCCGGCTCGGCGAGGTGCTCGCGGGCGCGGTCAATCTGCTGAACCCGGCGGTGATCGCGGTCGGCGGTGACCTGGTCGGCGCCTACGAGCCGCTGGTCGCCGGGGTGCGCGAGGTGATCTACCAGCGCTCGATGACGGCGTCGACCCAGACGCTGCGGATCGAGCCCGGCGCGCTGGCCGGGCGCAGCGGCGTCACCGGCTGCGCGATCCTGGTGCTCGACGAGGTGCTCTCGCCCGCCGCCGTCGACGCGGCGCTGGCGACCCGGGAGGTCGGCGCGGCGGCTCAGGTGTCCAGCGGGGCCCGGTAG
- the galT gene encoding galactose-1-phosphate uridylyltransferase yields MFRTSGKLSDGREILYYDLAPGREVTADERGLPLVESHSEIRYDALLDEWVAIAAHRQTRTFLPPADECPLDPSAPGRLTEIPAPDYEVVVFENRFPSFSGDTGRCEVVCFTSEHAGRFGGLSPQRVRLVVDTLADRTEALSAHPGVEQVFPFENRGEEIGVTLSHPHGQIYGYPFVTPRTRQQLESARRYRDRTRRDLYADLLGKERDSGERVVAENTHWTAFVPEAARWPVEVHLYPHRGVRDLPELDDAERDDLATIWLDVLGRLELFHGRALPYIAAWHQAPVRVDRELARLHLEIFSILRAPGKLKYLAGSESGMGVFVNDTRPEAVAARLRELGA; encoded by the coding sequence GTGTTCCGCACCTCGGGCAAGCTCTCGGACGGCCGGGAGATCCTCTACTACGACCTGGCGCCCGGCCGCGAGGTGACCGCGGACGAGCGCGGGCTGCCTCTCGTCGAGAGCCACTCCGAGATCCGCTACGACGCGCTGCTCGACGAGTGGGTGGCGATCGCCGCGCACCGCCAGACCCGCACGTTCCTGCCCCCGGCGGACGAGTGCCCGCTGGACCCGTCCGCGCCCGGGCGGCTCACCGAGATCCCGGCGCCGGACTACGAGGTCGTGGTCTTCGAGAACCGCTTCCCGTCCTTCTCCGGGGACACCGGGCGCTGCGAGGTCGTGTGCTTCACCAGCGAGCACGCCGGCCGGTTCGGCGGGCTCAGCCCGCAACGGGTGCGGCTCGTCGTCGACACGCTGGCGGACCGCACCGAGGCGCTGTCCGCGCACCCGGGCGTCGAGCAGGTGTTCCCGTTCGAGAACCGCGGCGAGGAGATCGGGGTGACGCTGTCGCACCCGCACGGGCAGATCTACGGCTACCCCTTCGTCACGCCGCGGACCCGGCAGCAGCTGGAGTCCGCCCGCCGCTACCGCGACCGGACCCGCCGGGACCTGTACGCGGATCTCCTCGGGAAGGAACGGGACTCGGGCGAACGCGTGGTCGCCGAGAACACGCACTGGACGGCGTTCGTGCCGGAGGCGGCCCGCTGGCCCGTCGAGGTGCACCTCTACCCGCACCGCGGGGTGCGGGACCTGCCCGAGCTCGACGACGCCGAGCGGGACGACCTCGCCACGATCTGGCTCGACGTCCTGGGCCGGCTCGAGCTCTTCCACGGCCGCGCGCTGCCCTACATCGCGGCGTGGCACCAGGCGCCGGTCCGGGTGGACCGCGAGCTGGCCCGGCTGCACCTGGAGATCTTCTCGATCCTGCGGGCGCCGGGGAAGCTGAAGTACCTGGCGGGCTCGGAGTCCGGGATGGGCGTGTTCGTCAACGACACCCGGCCCGAGGCCGTCGCCGCCCGGCTCCGTGAGCTGGGCGCGTGA
- a CDS encoding GNAT family N-acetyltransferase: protein MTAVDAPPPTAPPPTPAPSTAGPGVQLRTSTRDDLPAIARLGGRAFHWMLSAEDVEHYGRELFDPGNYVLAQEGTELVGATGGYDFAVRMPGGAALPAKGVTWVSVAATHRRRGILRSLMREQHRRMIADGLALSLLTASEAGIYGRFGYGPATVRHAVRVTRPGTTFRADVPDPSGVRYAETDEMRALAPPLHARWHATTPGALDRSAGWWATLLADKPDKRGGDSALYHLVHADGYVSYRIAEADGGRVCRVVDLVAVSRDAYIALWRVLLGLDLLSAVTAEVAPDDALPHLLTDPRRVRTEGRYDGVWARVLDVPAALSARTYGTELDVVLEVDDPFLGRGGRFRLRGGPDGAVCEPASAPPHVRLGVAALGSLLFGGFRASSLARAALVGAADPKVLRRIDTAFTAEREPEYGTDF from the coding sequence GTGACCGCCGTAGACGCCCCGCCCCCGACCGCCCCGCCCCCGACCCCCGCGCCCTCGACCGCCGGGCCGGGCGTGCAGCTGCGCACGTCCACCCGCGACGACCTCCCGGCCATCGCCCGGCTCGGCGGCCGCGCCTTCCACTGGATGCTCTCGGCCGAGGACGTCGAGCACTACGGGCGCGAGCTGTTCGACCCCGGGAACTACGTGCTCGCCCAGGAGGGCACCGAGCTCGTCGGCGCGACCGGCGGGTACGACTTCGCCGTCCGGATGCCCGGCGGCGCGGCCCTGCCGGCGAAGGGCGTCACCTGGGTGTCGGTCGCCGCGACCCACCGCCGGCGCGGGATCCTGCGGTCGCTGATGCGCGAGCAGCACCGGCGGATGATCGCCGACGGGCTCGCCCTCTCGCTGCTCACCGCGAGCGAGGCGGGCATATACGGCCGCTTCGGCTACGGCCCGGCGACGGTGCGGCACGCCGTCCGGGTGACCCGCCCGGGCACGACGTTCCGCGCGGACGTCCCGGATCCGAGCGGCGTGCGCTACGCCGAGACGGACGAGATGCGCGCCCTCGCGCCCCCGCTCCACGCGCGCTGGCACGCCACCACCCCGGGCGCGCTCGACCGGTCGGCGGGCTGGTGGGCGACCCTGCTCGCGGACAAGCCGGACAAGCGCGGCGGGGACTCCGCGCTCTACCACCTCGTCCACGCGGACGGCTACGTCTCCTACCGCATCGCCGAGGCGGACGGCGGCCGCGTCTGCCGGGTGGTGGACCTGGTCGCGGTGAGCCGGGACGCGTACATCGCGCTCTGGCGGGTGCTGCTCGGGCTGGACCTGCTGAGCGCCGTCACCGCCGAGGTCGCGCCGGACGACGCGCTGCCGCACCTGCTCACCGACCCCCGGCGGGTCCGCACCGAGGGCCGCTACGACGGCGTGTGGGCCCGCGTCCTCGACGTCCCGGCGGCGCTGTCCGCGCGGACCTACGGCACCGAGCTGGACGTCGTGCTCGAGGTCGACGACCCGTTCCTCGGCCGGGGCGGCCGGTTCCGGCTGCGCGGGGGCCCCGACGGAGCGGTCTGCGAGCCGGCCTCGGCACCGCCGCACGTCCGGCTCGGCGTCGCGGCGCTGGGGTCGCTCCTGTTCGGCGGGTTCCGGGCGTCGTCGTTGGCGCGGGCCGCCCTCGTCGGGGCGGCGGACCCGAAGGTCCTGCGCCGCATCGACACCGCGTTCACCGCGGAGCGGGAGCCGGAGTACGGGACGGACTTCTAG
- a CDS encoding MFS transporter, which produces MAAVTSAPTTTDRAETPPRHRWSGGSVLLVVAILLLALNLRAPIVAVSAVLDTVRADLGIGAGTAGLLTSLPVLCFGLATPLASALLARVGLARGVLVSLALLLVGTVVRSLDGLPLAIAGTLLIGAAITVGNVAVPVVIGRDLRRHTGAVLGMYTAALNVGSMITLSFTVPITGAIGWRAALAAWGAMIVIAALVWWRATRSGGSGPAPDSPDSPDAASAEDVREGPVWWRRPVTWALTAAFAGQAFAYYGVTAWLPLLLRDELGMDASQAGVSSSVFQIAALAGAFGVPLLLRAFRGPRVTVLIVCAAWLALPLGLLLFPAGWAAWCAVGGAAQGGGITVIFSLIVRKARDLAENRQMSALVQGGGYTIAALGPTVVGAVHEAAGGWVAPMLVVTASVLVLTVCGTAAAGRAPAR; this is translated from the coding sequence ATGGCAGCAGTGACGAGCGCGCCCACCACCACCGACCGTGCCGAGACCCCGCCACGACACCGCTGGTCGGGCGGGTCCGTCCTGCTCGTCGTCGCCATCCTGCTGCTGGCGCTGAACCTGCGCGCCCCGATCGTCGCGGTGTCCGCCGTGCTGGACACCGTCCGCGCGGACCTGGGGATCGGCGCCGGGACGGCCGGCCTGCTGACCAGCCTCCCGGTGCTGTGCTTCGGCCTCGCCACCCCGCTCGCGTCCGCGCTGCTGGCCAGGGTCGGGCTGGCCCGCGGGGTGCTGGTCTCGCTCGCGCTGCTGCTCGTCGGCACCGTCGTCCGCTCGCTGGACGGGTTGCCGCTCGCGATCGCCGGCACGTTGCTGATCGGGGCGGCCATCACCGTCGGGAACGTCGCCGTGCCGGTCGTCATCGGGCGGGACCTGCGCCGGCACACGGGCGCGGTGCTCGGCATGTACACGGCCGCGCTGAACGTCGGCTCGATGATCACGCTCTCCTTCACCGTGCCGATCACCGGCGCGATCGGCTGGCGGGCCGCGCTGGCGGCCTGGGGCGCGATGATCGTGATCGCGGCGCTCGTGTGGTGGCGTGCGACCCGCTCCGGCGGATCCGGGCCGGCCCCGGACTCCCCGGACTCCCCGGACGCGGCGTCCGCCGAGGACGTCCGGGAGGGCCCCGTGTGGTGGCGGCGCCCGGTGACCTGGGCGCTCACCGCGGCCTTCGCCGGGCAGGCCTTCGCCTACTACGGGGTCACCGCGTGGCTCCCCCTGCTGCTGCGCGACGAGCTCGGGATGGACGCCTCCCAGGCGGGCGTCAGCTCGTCGGTCTTCCAGATCGCGGCCCTCGCGGGCGCGTTCGGCGTCCCGCTGCTGCTCCGTGCGTTCCGCGGGCCGCGGGTGACCGTGCTGATCGTCTGCGCCGCCTGGCTCGCGCTGCCGCTGGGCCTGCTGCTGTTCCCCGCCGGCTGGGCGGCCTGGTGCGCCGTCGGCGGGGCCGCGCAGGGCGGCGGGATCACCGTGATCTTCTCGCTGATCGTCCGCAAGGCGCGAGACCTCGCGGAGAACCGGCAGATGTCCGCGCTCGTGCAGGGCGGCGGCTACACGATCGCCGCCCTCGGCCCGACGGTCGTCGGCGCCGTGCACGAGGCCGCCGGCGGCTGGGTGGCACCGATGCTCGTCGTGACGGCGTCCGTGCTGGTCCTGACCGTGTGCGGGACGGCCGCGGCCGGCCGCGCCCCGGCCCGCTAG
- the nhaA gene encoding Na+/H+ antiporter NhaA, translating into MLRAETVGGALLVGAALVALVWANSPWREAYAALGSLRVGPAALHLDLTLAAWAADGLLAIFFFVAGLELKREFVAGDLRDPRRAALPVAAAVGGMIVPAALYCLVNLGSPENLVGWAVPTATDIAFALAVLAVVGRNLPSALRTFLLTLAVVDDLLAITIIAVFYTDELHPGPLLLAVLPIAAFAVLVQRRVRSWWLLLPLAAMAWALVHASGVHATVAGVLLGFTVPVIRRAEGPGPGLAEHFEHRFRPLSAGVAVPVFAFFAAGVSVVDAGGPVLDGVTVGIVAGLVVGKAIGILGSTWLVQRFTRARLAEGLSWWDVFGLAILAGIGFTVSLLVGELAFGTGSPADGHVKIGVLAGSLIAALLATIVLRIRSRVYARLSAEEKVDADADGMPDVYGS; encoded by the coding sequence GTGCTCCGCGCCGAGACCGTCGGCGGGGCACTGCTCGTCGGGGCCGCGCTCGTCGCGCTGGTCTGGGCCAACTCCCCGTGGCGCGAGGCGTACGCCGCGCTCGGGTCCCTGCGCGTCGGGCCGGCCGCGCTGCACCTGGACCTCACCCTCGCCGCCTGGGCCGCGGACGGGCTGCTCGCGATCTTCTTCTTCGTGGCGGGCCTGGAGCTCAAACGCGAGTTCGTGGCCGGGGACCTGCGGGATCCGCGGCGGGCCGCGCTCCCGGTCGCCGCCGCCGTCGGCGGGATGATCGTGCCTGCGGCGCTCTACTGCCTGGTCAACCTCGGGTCGCCGGAGAACCTGGTGGGCTGGGCCGTCCCGACCGCCACGGACATCGCGTTCGCCCTGGCCGTGCTCGCGGTCGTCGGCCGGAACCTGCCGTCCGCCCTGCGGACCTTCCTGCTGACCCTCGCCGTCGTCGACGACCTGCTGGCCATCACGATCATCGCCGTCTTCTACACCGACGAGCTGCACCCCGGGCCGCTGCTGCTCGCGGTGCTCCCGATCGCCGCGTTCGCGGTGCTGGTGCAGCGGCGGGTCCGCTCGTGGTGGCTGCTGCTGCCGCTCGCCGCCATGGCCTGGGCGCTGGTGCACGCGTCCGGGGTGCACGCGACGGTCGCCGGCGTGCTGCTCGGGTTCACCGTCCCGGTGATCCGCCGGGCGGAGGGCCCGGGGCCGGGGCTCGCCGAGCACTTCGAGCACCGGTTCCGCCCGCTCTCCGCCGGGGTCGCCGTGCCCGTGTTCGCGTTCTTCGCCGCGGGGGTGTCCGTCGTGGACGCCGGCGGGCCGGTCCTCGACGGGGTGACCGTCGGGATCGTGGCCGGTCTCGTCGTGGGCAAGGCGATCGGCATCCTGGGGTCGACCTGGCTCGTGCAGCGCTTCACCCGGGCGCGGCTCGCCGAGGGCCTGAGCTGGTGGGACGTGTTCGGCCTCGCGATCCTCGCCGGGATCGGGTTCACCGTCTCGTTGCTGGTGGGGGAGCTGGCCTTCGGGACCGGCAGCCCGGCGGACGGCCACGTGAAGATCGGGGTGCTGGCCGGCTCGCTGATCGCGGCGCTGCTCGCGACGATCGTGCTGCGGATCCGCAGCCGGGTCTACGCGCGGCTCAGCGCCGAGGAGAAGGTCGATGCGGACGCCGACGGCATGCCGGACGTCTACGGCTCCTGA
- the galK gene encoding galactokinase: MTPGSVLAEFVAAFGHEPAGVWAAPGRVNLIGEHTDYNDGFVLPLALPLRTLVAARVSGGPSTVASVQEDGETVRFDAATVVPADVPGWAGYVAGVVWAFREAGLPVVDLELLVDGNVPVGAGLSSSAALECAVAVALAELAALTPDRTELARLARRAENDFVGAPTGGMDQMVSLYGEAGGLVFLDTRTEEIEHIPFDLAAQGLELLVIDTRAPHALVDGQYGARRADCARAAELLGVPALRDATLDGVDSLADERLRRRARHVVTENARVLDVVGMLKAGEDPREIGPLLTASHASLRDDFEVTVPHLDVAADVAAAAGAHGARMTGGGFGGCVIALCDADRSGAVAEAVTEAYAARGWDSPAAFPAVPSAGAHRLA, encoded by the coding sequence GTGACCCCCGGGTCCGTCCTGGCCGAGTTCGTCGCGGCCTTCGGGCACGAGCCCGCAGGCGTCTGGGCGGCGCCCGGGCGGGTCAACCTGATCGGCGAGCACACCGACTACAACGACGGGTTCGTGCTCCCGCTCGCGCTGCCGCTGCGCACGCTGGTCGCGGCGCGGGTGTCCGGCGGCCCGTCGACCGTCGCGTCCGTGCAGGAGGACGGCGAGACGGTCCGGTTCGACGCCGCGACCGTCGTCCCGGCGGACGTCCCGGGCTGGGCCGGCTACGTCGCCGGGGTGGTGTGGGCGTTCCGCGAGGCCGGGCTCCCGGTCGTCGACCTGGAGCTGCTGGTCGACGGGAACGTGCCGGTCGGCGCGGGGCTGTCGTCCTCGGCGGCCCTGGAGTGCGCGGTGGCCGTGGCGTTGGCCGAGCTCGCGGCGCTGACGCCGGACCGGACCGAGCTCGCGCGTCTCGCCCGGCGGGCCGAGAACGACTTCGTCGGCGCCCCCACCGGCGGCATGGACCAGATGGTGTCCCTGTACGGCGAGGCCGGCGGGCTGGTCTTCCTGGACACGCGGACGGAGGAGATCGAGCACATCCCGTTCGACCTCGCCGCGCAGGGCCTGGAGCTGCTGGTGATCGACACCAGGGCCCCGCACGCGCTGGTCGACGGCCAGTACGGCGCGCGCCGGGCGGACTGCGCGCGGGCGGCGGAGCTGCTCGGCGTGCCCGCGCTGCGCGACGCCACCCTCGACGGGGTCGACTCCCTGGCCGACGAGCGGCTGCGCCGCCGCGCCCGGCACGTCGTCACCGAGAACGCCCGGGTGCTCGACGTCGTCGGGATGCTGAAGGCGGGCGAGGACCCCCGGGAGATCGGGCCGCTGCTCACGGCCTCGCACGCGTCGCTGCGGGACGACTTCGAGGTGACGGTGCCGCACCTGGACGTGGCCGCGGACGTGGCGGCGGCGGCGGGGGCCCACGGCGCCCGGATGACCGGCGGCGGGTTCGGCGGCTGCGTGATCGCCCTGTGCGACGCGGACCGCTCGGGGGCCGTCGCCGAGGCGGTCACCGAGGCCTACGCGGCCCGCGGCTGGGACTCCCCCGCCGCGTTCCCCGCCGTCCCCTCGGCCGGCGCGCACCGCCTCGCCTGA
- a CDS encoding helix-turn-helix domain-containing protein, which translates to MDEDVLAEVGSRLKRLRKARGATLGALAEATGISVSTLSRLESGGRRPSLELLLPIARAHQVPLDELVGAPPVGDPRVRTEPVTRGDRTMLPLTRRPGGLQAYKLVIRPGNPDREQRTHEGYEWLYVLNGRLRLRLERHDIVLEPGEAAEFDTRVPHWFGPADDRPVEILSLFGPQGERMHTRARPRARDAGQEP; encoded by the coding sequence GTGGACGAGGACGTGCTGGCCGAGGTCGGGTCGCGGTTGAAGCGCCTCCGCAAGGCCCGGGGTGCCACGCTCGGCGCCCTGGCCGAGGCCACCGGCATCTCGGTGAGCACCCTGTCCCGGCTCGAGTCCGGCGGGCGCAGGCCGAGCCTGGAGCTGCTCCTGCCGATCGCGCGCGCCCACCAGGTTCCGCTCGACGAGCTGGTCGGCGCGCCGCCCGTCGGTGATCCCCGGGTCCGCACCGAGCCGGTCACCCGGGGGGACCGGACCATGCTGCCGCTGACCCGGCGCCCCGGCGGGCTGCAGGCGTACAAGCTGGTCATCCGTCCCGGGAACCCCGACCGCGAACAGCGCACGCACGAGGGCTACGAGTGGCTCTATGTGCTGAACGGACGGCTGCGGCTGCGGCTGGAGCGCCACGACATCGTGCTCGAGCCCGGTGAGGCGGCCGAGTTCGACACCCGGGTCCCGCACTGGTTCGGCCCCGCGGACGACCGGCCCGTCGAGATCCTGAGCCTGTTCGGGCCGCAGGGCGAACGGATGCACACCCGCGCCCGGCCCCGCGCCCGGGACGCCGGTCAGGAGCCGTAG